A genomic window from Meleagris gallopavo isolate NT-WF06-2002-E0010 breed Aviagen turkey brand Nicholas breeding stock chromosome 30, Turkey_5.1, whole genome shotgun sequence includes:
- the LOC104914634 gene encoding kelch-like protein 24, with the protein MSEGCVRTKLKLTARPSAAMGSAQELEELDSQAGAVADTVLEVGERLFQVSRGALSLHSRYFEAMFFGGTRESSEHHIVIRGIDAEPFQALLEFTRTAQVLIGQENVTSLLETADFFQFDRVKLLCEKFLERELHVSNCLGLMAYSQRFAFIELHASAMNVALTHWGDVMSQEEFKALPKETLMQFLKSDDLFVPREDVVFDSIMMWIMEDPETRERDFLDLVAEVRVGFLSLSFLDILVKRSKRPGQADTFSRLIRRLDSCPPPSWQNVMLCPCTSRSYDNLYVLGGKRDKEQQELFLFQPKTGTWQACSPLQRRNLTQYAVAAVGSFLFVTGGYFRDEFVWYSVDWVLIYNCLSNSWLEGPAMKKSRNSHCAVGVGLYLYVLGGNTDEGIIAEVERMALGDSEWESMSPMVQPVERGDAVSVGTRIYVVCGLDENGHVYDGVQRLNTETDSWDVISFSPLPRYDLCITSLNGALYTIGGEAFRFDVETDEWTHVNEECLTQKFFMGCCTVNGQIYLLGQRKGNSAIPIVVLFDPYVDMCQVIDNKLPCPLPIHGCVSVRRFDT; encoded by the exons ATGAGTGAAGGCTGTGTAAGGACTAAGTTAAAATTAACTGCCCGGCCATCAGCAGCCATGGGGTCTGCACAGGAGCTAGAAGAGCTGGATTCTCAGGCAGGAGCGGTTGCAGACACAGTTCTTGAGGTCGGAGAGAGACTGTTTCAGGTCAGCCGTGGGGCGCTTTCATTACACAGCCGTTACTTTGAAGCGATGTTTTTTGGGGGCACGAGGGagagctctgagcaccacatAGTGATCAGAGGGATTGATGCAGAGCCTTTCCAGGCACTTCTTGAGTTCACACGCACAGCCCAAGTGCTCATAGGTCAAGAAAATGTGACCAGCTTGCTGGagacagctgatttttttcagtttgataGGGTGAAACTGTTGTGTGAGAAATTTCTGGAGAGAGAGCTGCACGTTTCCAACTGCCTGGGCCTGATGGCCTACTCACAGCGTTTTGCCTTTATAGAGCTGCATGCATCTGCCATGAACGTTGCTCTCACCCACTGGGGGGACGTAATGTCTCAGGAGGAATTTAAGGCACTACCTAAAGAAACACTGATGCAGTTCCTCAAAAGCGATGACCTCTTTGTTCCTCGAGAAGACGTGGTATTCGACAGCATCATGATGTGGATAATGGAGGACCCAGAAACAAGAGAGAGAGACTTTTTGGATTTGGTGGCTGAAGTCAGGGTCGGTTTTCTGAGTTTATCCTTCCTTGATATCTTGGTGAAGCGCAGCAAACGCCCCGGGCAGGCAGATACCTTCTCCAGACTGATCAGGAGGTTGGACAGCTGTCCTCCACCCAGCTGGCAAAACGTGATGCTGTGTCCTTGCACCAGTCGGAGCTACGACAACTTGTATGTCCTGGGAGGAAAGCGTGACAAGGAACAGCaagaattatttctgtttcaacCTAAAACGGGGACCTGGCAGGCTTGCTCTCCCTTGCAGCGCAGAAACCTCACCCAATATGCAGTGGCAGCAGTAG GAAGCTTCCTTTTCGTGACAGGAGGATATTTCCGAGATGAGTTTGTGTGGTACAGTGTGGATTGGGTGCTGATCTACAACTGTCTGAGCAACAGCTGGCTGGAAGGCCCGGCAATGAAGAAGTCTCGCAACAGCCATTGTGCTGTAGGAGTAGGGCTCTACCTGTATGTGCTTGGAGGGAACACGGATGAAGGGATCATTGCAGAAGTGGAGCGCATGGCATTGGGGGACTCCGAGTGGGAAAGCATGAGTCCTATGGTTCAGCCTGTGGAGCGGGGAGATGCGGTCAGTGTGGGAACCAGGATCTATGTGGTCTGTGGCCTGGATGAAAATGGACATGTCTATGATGGAGTGCAAAGGTTGAACACAGAGACAGACAGCTGGGATGTCATCTCATTTTCTCCACTTCCAAG GTACGATCTCTGCATCACATCACTGAATGGTGCTCTGTACACCATAGGAGGGGAAGCTTTTCGATTTGATGTGGAAACAGATGAATGGACCCACGTGAATGAAGAATGCTTGACCCAGAAATTCTTCATGGGATGCTGCACTGTGAATGGACAAATTTATCTGCTTGGGCAGAGAAAGGGTAACAGTGCCATCCCCATTGTCGTCCTCTTTGATCCCTATGTTGATATGTGCCAGGTCATAGACAACAAACTCCCGTGCCCCCTTCCTATTCATGGTTGTGTCTCTGTGCGAAGGTTTGATACGTAG
- the LSM7 gene encoding U6 snRNA-associated Sm-like protein LSm7, whose translation MPGPPRRRPLLFLAGPGRAPSAPGIPATRPGSSAPEIKYRKSHLGGPQGANGLRRRETSLLVAVNEMANVGGGGGGVGKMADKEKKKKESILDLSKYIDKTIRVKFQGGREASGVLKGFDPLLNLVLDGTIEYMRDPDDQYKLTEDTRQLGLVVCRGTSVVLICPQDGMEAIPNPFIQQQDG comes from the exons ATGCCGGGTCCACCGCGCCGCCGCCCGCTTTTGTTTCTggccgggccgggccgggccCCTTCCGCACCGGGTATCCCAGCAACCCGCCCCGGAAGTTCCGCCCCGGAAATCAAGTACCGGAAGTCCCACCTTGGCGGTCCTCAGGGAGCCAATGGCTTACGTCGACGTGAAACGTCACTTCTGGTGGCGGTAAATGAAATGGCGAACGTCGGAGGGGGCGGCGGTGGTGTGGGCAAGATGGCG gataaagagaaaaagaagaaggagagTATTTTAGATCTCTCCAAATACATCGATAAAACGATTCGGGTGAAGTTCCAGGGTGGGAGAGAAG CAAGTGGTGTTTTGAAAGGATTTGACCCTCTACTGAACCTTGTGCTTGATGGTACCATTGAATATATGCGAG ACCCAGATGATCAATACAAATTAACAGAAGACACACGTCAGCTGGGACTCGTGGTCTGCAGAGGGACTTCTGTGGTTCTCATTTGCCCACAGGACGGAATGGAAGCGATTCCAAACCCTTTTATTCAGCAGCAAGATGGATAA